One Oncorhynchus keta strain PuntledgeMale-10-30-2019 chromosome 22, Oket_V2, whole genome shotgun sequence DNA window includes the following coding sequences:
- the LOC118401321 gene encoding tyrosine aminotransferase-like — protein sequence MENQSYEVKMNGSGINEKNALIGVNGKTLNGNGNHHKAVKGIVCLAKQKSCRQRWNIRPSEMSINTLNPIRAIVDGMKLTPNPEKPMIALSIGDPTVFGNLPTDDKVLQAMKDAIDSNKYNGYAPSVGYQKSREVVANFYSCPEAPLEAEDVLLTSGCSQAIDLAITVLCNPGDNILVPCPGFSLYKTLAVSLGIQVKLYTLLPEKSWEIDLQHMESLIDDRTTCLIVNNPSNPCGSVYSKEHLQNILSVASKHCVPILADEIYGDMVFPGCTYQSMASLSSDVPILACGGLAKRWLVPGWRLGWILIHDKNQIFGKEIRQGLVKLSQRILGACTIVQGAIESILNDTPQEFYHRTISFLESNSEICFSELSTVPGLTPVMPSGAMYLMVGIEMEHFPEFQNDVQFTERLVTEQSVFCLPATAFEYPNYFRIVVTVPEEMMVEACTRIREFCQRHYRICSQDINELDQ from the exons ATGGAGAACCAGTCCTATGAGGTGAAAATGAATGGGAGTGGAATTAATGAGAAGAATGCTCTCATTGGTGTCAACGGAAAAACTCTTAATGGAAACGGTAACCATCATAAGGCTGTGAAAGGCATTGTTTGTCTGGCCAAGCAGAAGAGCTGCAGGCAGCGATGGAACATCCGGCCCTCAGAGATGTCAATCAACACCTTGAATCCCATCCGTGCCATTGTGGATGGGATGAAGCTCACACCCAACCCTGAGAAACCCATGATTGCTCTGTCCATTG GGGACCCTACTGTGTTTGGGAACCTGCCTACTGATGACAAAGTTCTCCAGGCCATGAAGGATGCCATTGACTCAAACAAATACAACGGCTATGCTCCATCTGTTG GTTATCAGAAGAGCAGAGAGGTGGTGGCAAACTTCTACAGTTGCCCCGAGGCCCCCTTGGAGGCAGAG GATGTGCTTCTAACCAGTGGCTGCAGTCAGGCTATAGATCTGGCCATCACAGTGCTGTGTAACCCTGGAGACAACATCCTAGTCCCCTGCCCTGGATTCTCCCTCTACAAGACTCTGGCTGTGTCTCTGGGCATCCAGGTCAAACTGTACACACTGCTG CCAGAGAAGTCTTGGGAGATCGATCTCCAACACATGGAAAGCCTGATAGATGACAGGACAACCTGCCTGATTGTCAACAATCCCTCCAACCCTTGTGGCTCCGTCTACAGTAAAGAGCATCTACAGAACATCCTTTCTG TTGCCTCCAAACATTGCGTCCCAATCCTGGCTGATGAGATCTATGGTGACATG GTGTTTCCGGGTTGCACATACCAATCTATGGCGTCCCTCAGCAGTGATGTGCCCATCCTAGCGTGTGGTGGTCTGGCCAAGCGATGGCTAGTCCCTGGCTGGAGGCTAGGTTGGATCCTCATCCACGACAAGAATCAAATCTTCGGAAAAGAG ATTCGTCAGGGTCTGGTTAAGCTTAGCCAGAGGATTCTGGGTGCCTGCACCATTGTCCAGGGTGCGATAGAGAGCATCCTGAACGACACGCCCCAGGAGTTTTACCACAGAACCATCAGTTTCCTCGAG TCAAACTCCGAGATCTGTTTCTCTGAACTGTCCACTGTTCCTGGGCTGACCCCCGTGATGCCATCAGGAGCCATGTACCTCATG GTGGGAATTGAGATGGAACACTTCCCAGAGTTCCAGAACGATGTGCAGTTCACTGAGCGTCTGGTAACTGAGCAGTCCGTCTTCTGCCTGCCCGCTACG GCATTTGAGTACCCAAATTACTTCCGGATTGTGGTGACCGTACCAGAGGAGATGATGGTGGAGGCGTGTACACGGATTCGGGAGTTCTGCCAGCGCCACTACAGAATCTGCAGCCAAGACATCAACGAACTAGACCAATAA
- the LOC118401319 gene encoding uncharacterized protein LOC118401319, with product MEGRSLENHFNPSEIKCLEIIPTLPMWIIEYAWAHRMMDTLDALDPSRWPEDDLQSVTLDEPWRLRVAAAQAYSIMKTRDIKSFERVMEFMDVTYTLLPRLVPPIKHMKIMFGLKTKIIMWKLREDQGIVNTVLKIIKFFPSRLPQYHECSRQEMHLMRKNHQDFKALAQTLAMDMSMRNSYIKDLMEDQYGECYAQKLEDRLLHYLQVLESTLQSDTYFDQLLKQEGPMAYEEELLLPLITCDSTSLAASLKRLFHSDKSSSRCHPSHGAHKVSAQERGIGRELEGPVTSKVVLRLPKERTHKDGQSQLDRTSLYAFQGICQDNREERSNSLGLGPHHACAAEQSLEPQALTVELGVDLSKDSPLLLEEEVSDGEEGSRGRTEVEDRQNNEVPEASPLQLCSKHQKWVRSILQECSEELLCEKSDTPVHCQGSSFTSSQDLTPSLLTLCQPQHLTLATQSPSPPQTVAVSQPTDLDDRAHSEQAGEPADSPEASRTHKVKLRLSMESQALLLISKFLQPFVRLRKLTQQECSMAAELRGTKTTEEEDRDDGEEDDEEQVEKTPVYSYDLNTLYSSFESSSDEGPETQDSDPDYVPGYGKRMYNQSV from the exons ATGGAGGGAAGAAGCCTTGAGAATCATTTCAATCCGTCTGAGATTAAATGTTTGGAGATCATCCCAACGCTGCCAATGTGGATCATTGAATATGCCTGGGCTCACAGAATGATGGACACATTGGATG cTCTGGACCCCAGCAGATGGCCAGAGGATGACCTACAATCTGTCACCCTAGATGAGCCATGGAGGTTACGGGTGGCAGCAGCCCAGGCGTATTCTATAATGAAGACAAGAGACATCAAGAGCTTTGAGAGGGTGATGGAGTTCATGGATGTCACTTATACACTGCTGCCACGACTGGTGCCCCctatcaaacacatgaaaatcatgtTTGGCCTCAAGACCAAG ATAATTATGTGGAAGCTTCGGGAAGACCAAGGTATTGTCAACACTGTTTTGAAGATCATTAAGTTTTTTCCAAGTAGACTACCTCAGTACCATGAATGT AGCCGACAAGAGATGCACCTAATGAGGAAGAACCACCAGGACTTTAAGGCTTTGGCCCAGACTCTTGCAATGGACATGTCCATGCGCAACTCTTATATCAAG GATTTGATGGAGGACCAATATGGAGAATGCTATGCCCAGAAACTGGAGGACAGGTTGCTGCATTACCTTCAGGTACTGGAGTCGACGCTGCAGAGCGATACCTAttttgaccag CTGTTGAAGCAGGAGGGTCCAATGGCATACGAAGAGGAGTTACTATTGCCGTTAATTACCTGTGACTCCACCTCCCTTGCTGCGTCCTTGAAGAGGCTATTCCACTCTG ACAAGTCTTCTTCAAGATGCCATCCCAGCCACGGAGCCCATAAGGTATCAGCACAGGAGAGGGGAATAGGCCGGGAGCTGGAGGGTCCTGTGACCTCGAAAGTTGTGCTAAGGTTGCCCAAGGAGAGAACACACAAAGACGGGCAGTCACAGCTTGACAGGACAAGTCTCTACGCATTCCAGGGTATCTGTCAAGATAACCGAGAGGAGAGATCCAACTCATTGGGGTTGGGTCCACACCATGCTTGTGCAGCTGAGCAAAGTTTAGAGCCACAGGCCCTTACCGTGGAGCTGGGGGTGGATCTGTCCAAAGACAGTCCACTCCTCCTGGAGGAGGAAGTCTctgatggggaggaggggagccGAGGCAGGACGGAGGTGGAGGACAGGCAGAACAATGAGGTGCCTGAGGCCTCCCCACTGCAGCTGTGCTCTAAACACCAGAAATGGGTGAGGAGCATTCTGCAGGAGTGCTCTGAAGAACTGCTGTGTGAAAAGAGTGATACCCCAGTGCACTGTCAGGGGTCCTCTTTCACCTCATCACAAGACTTGACCCCATCCCTCCTCACCCTTTGTCAACCCCAACATCTAACTCTGGCCACACAGAGCCCTTCCCCTCCTCAAACagtggctgtatcacaacctacGGACCTCGATGACAGAGCCCATTCTGAACAGGCTGGAGAACCAGCAGACAGCCCAGAGGCCAGTAGAACACATAAGGTCAAGCTGAGACTGTCTATGGAGAGTCAGGCTCTTCTGCTTATATCAAAGTTTCTACAGCCATTTGTGCGGCTCCGAAAACTGACCCAGCAGGAGTGTAGCATGGCTGCAGAGCTAAGAGGGACCAAGACCACTGAGGAGGAAGACCGTGATGATGGTGAAGAGGATGATGAAGAACAAGTGGAAAAAACTCCAGTGTATTCTTATGATTTAAACACGCTCTATTCTAGTTTTGAGTCAAGCTCTGATGAAGGTCCCGAAACACAAGATTCAGATCCTGACTATGTTCCTGGATATGGAAAGAGGATGTACAACCAAAGTGTGTGA
- the spata2l gene encoding spermatogenesis associated 2-like, translating to MTVPGKKARYLVELYRVSLEHRIEQGDWNLVCRDEELIKKVEGLLMGDCAQDTHSLGLDPLSVMKDSLQTAQGVGLKGLARAFEVLELASLNLYLCPWRKEYRVVKMFSGMFTHYIKPALSMQQVADLFGLLGYQASEARLCEELRLCSPALPVDTLLRLSCAFFTARCECRLLLSAIVPQGRRVEWELNLVQERQKGHSLQIALDNSKRRLETIPQEGDFLESSTIEADLDLYTDDEFNGHKEVGLVRDPLCSPRRVYTRGLSPQRENICVSSLNCQLIKTPSLAPTRNTPTHKQRESPNKELAMCGSDKGDSQLLSAKASGNTHPVSPGGSQFCIECYPSPCIHHCKNCNTLHCPILERCKDKGHEVKHIDGDEVLQEQRESSGLSQLLGSPGEGGVPLYEDKREFCPPLDVFEAGSLTPQPIPFHDCCNTANPDPEVTCLTCKVFHTRACKMLEMCQRKHKMLMLDVCSSGLGCTRPPCKLCRYCSVVYCKDCWYRTPLQCVCGYPFDESSEV from the exons ATGACTGTCCCTGGGAAGAAAGCCAGGTATCTGGTGGAACTGTACCGGGTCAGTTTGGAGCACCGGATTGAGCAGGGTGACTGGAACCTAGTATGCAGAGATGAGGAACTGATTAAGAAGGTAGAGGGACTGCTGATGGGGGACTGTGCCCAGGACACACATTCCTTGGGACTGGACCCCCTCAGTGTAATGAAGGACTCGCTTCAGACAGCACAAGGAGTTGGATTGAAGGGGCTGGCTAGAGCCTTTGAAGTGCTGGAACTGGCATCCCTCAACCTGTACTTGTGTCCCTGGAGAAAGGAATACAGAGTGGTAAAG ATGTTCTCAGGCATGTTCACACATTACATCAAGCCGGCGCTGTCCATGCAGCAGGTGGCCGATCTGTTTGGGTTGCTTGGGTACCAGGCTTCTGAGGCCAGACTATGTGAAGAGCTTAGGCTGTGTTCCCCAGCCCTCCCAGTGGACACCCTTCTCCGCCTGTCCTGTGCTTTCTTCACTGCACGTTGTGAGTGTCGCTTACTGCTGTCTGCCATAGTACCCCAGGGCAGAAGGGTGGAGTGGGAGCTCAACCTGGTGCAGGAGAGGCAGAAAGGTCACAGCCTGCAGATAGCATTGGACAACAGCAAGAGAAGGTTGGAGACTATACCACAGGAAGGGGATTTTCTTGAGTCATCTACTATAGAGGCAGACTTGGATTTGTACACAGATGATGAGTTTAATGGGCATAAAGAAGTTGGGTTAGTCAGAGATCCTCTCTGTTCACCAAGAAGGGTGTACACGAGAGGGCTTTCTCCTCAAAGAGAGAATATCTGCGTCTCCTCACTGAACTGCCAGTTGATTAAGACACCATCATTAGCACCAACCAGAAACACCCCAACTCACAAGCAAAGGGAAAGTCCAAATAAAGAGTTGGCCATGTGCGGGTCAGATAAAGGGGATTCACAATTGCTGTCTGCAAAAGCATCAGGGAATACCCACCCTGTGTCACCAGGGGGCAGTCAGTTCTGCATCGAGTGCTACCCTAGCCCTTGCATCCATCATTGCAAGAATTGCAATACCTTACACTGCCCCATATTGGAGAGGTGCAAAGACAAGGGTCATGAAGTAAAACATATTGATGGTGATGAAGTCctacaggagcagagagagagcagtggattATCACAACTGCTAGGAAGTCCTGGAGAGGGAGGTGTGCCACTCTATGAGGATAAGAGAGAGTTCTGCCCTCCACTTGATGTTTTTGAAGCAGGAAGCCTTACCCCTCAGCCCATTCCTTTTCATGACTGTTGCAACACTGCCAATCCAGACCCTGAGGTTACCTGCCTCACCTGCAAGGTATTCCACACTAGAGCCTGTAAAATGTTGGAGATGTGCCAGAGAAAGCACAAGATGCTCATGTTGGATGTCTGCTCAAGTGGGTTGGGGTGCACAAGGCCCCCTTGCAAACTATGCAGGTACTGCAGTGTTGTGTATTGTAAAGACTGTTGGTATAGAACACCACTTCAATGTGTTTGTGGCTATCCTTTTGATGAATCCTCTGAAGTTTGA